From one Chryseobacterium sp. 3008163 genomic stretch:
- a CDS encoding alpha-glucuronidase — MQNFRLYILIFLMLPLTIFAEDGSQLWLRFPAKNGISSDKIISKGNNPTLNIAKKELMNHWQGQEVELRTDKSLKNLKGGYTIKSVQNKLVISAEKEIGLLYGVYHVLRLQQTNSAKTNLNITEKPSYDIRILNHWDNLDGTIERGYAGHSLWKWEDLPNTISPRYKEYARANASIGINATVLNNVNASPNMLRKDYLEKVKALADIFRPYGIKVYLSVNFSSPKVLGGLENSDPLNKDVQKWWKDKASEIYKLIPDFGGFLVKANSEGQPGPQDYGRTHADGANMMADVLKPYGGIVMWRAFVYSPSKEDRAKQAYLEFVPLDGKFRDNVIVQIKNGPVDFQPREAFNPLFGALKKTPEMVEFQITQEYLGFSNHLVFLAPLFKETLDSDTYSDGKGSTIAKITDGTLRPAKLTAISAVANIGEDKNWTGHHFAQANWYAFGRLAWNHELTSEQIADEWIKMTFTDNEKFLKPVKEMMLTSRETAVDYMMPLGLHHIFAGGHHYGPEPWGDYKGGRPDWSPVYYHQANAQGLGFDRTKSGSNAVSDYFSPLNEIYRNIKSCPENLILWFHHVPWDYKMKDGKTLWEELSYKYDTGVKNVRDYQKVWDKMQPYVDEERFQQIQSKLKIQAKDAVWWKDACLLYFQTFSKMPIPYDIERPIHELEDLKKIKLNMGHHN; from the coding sequence ATGCAAAATTTCCGACTGTACATCCTAATATTTCTAATGCTTCCGTTGACGATTTTCGCAGAAGACGGCAGCCAGCTTTGGCTTAGGTTTCCGGCAAAAAATGGAATTTCATCAGATAAAATCATTTCCAAAGGAAACAATCCGACTCTGAATATCGCCAAAAAAGAATTGATGAATCATTGGCAAGGTCAGGAAGTCGAACTTCGGACAGACAAATCATTAAAAAATCTGAAAGGAGGTTATACGATAAAATCGGTTCAGAACAAATTGGTTATTTCTGCCGAAAAAGAAATCGGATTGTTGTACGGAGTCTACCATGTTTTGCGTTTACAACAAACTAATTCAGCTAAAACAAATCTGAATATTACCGAAAAACCATCGTACGATATCAGAATTCTCAACCATTGGGATAATCTTGACGGAACTATTGAACGTGGTTATGCAGGACATTCACTTTGGAAATGGGAAGATTTGCCAAATACCATTTCGCCGAGATATAAAGAATATGCAAGAGCGAATGCATCCATCGGAATTAACGCAACCGTTCTCAACAATGTGAATGCTTCACCAAATATGCTCCGTAAAGACTATCTGGAGAAAGTAAAAGCACTTGCAGATATTTTCAGACCTTATGGAATCAAAGTTTATTTGTCAGTCAATTTCTCATCACCGAAAGTTTTAGGTGGACTGGAAAACTCTGACCCGTTGAACAAAGATGTTCAGAAGTGGTGGAAAGACAAAGCTTCCGAAATTTATAAATTAATTCCTGATTTCGGAGGATTTTTGGTAAAAGCCAACTCGGAAGGACAGCCGGGACCGCAGGATTACGGAAGAACTCACGCAGACGGCGCCAATATGATGGCAGATGTTTTGAAACCTTATGGCGGAATCGTGATGTGGAGAGCATTTGTTTACAGTCCAAGCAAAGAAGACCGTGCAAAACAGGCTTATCTGGAATTTGTACCTCTTGATGGAAAATTCAGGGATAATGTGATTGTTCAGATTAAAAACGGACCAGTTGATTTTCAGCCTCGTGAAGCATTCAATCCGCTATTTGGAGCATTGAAAAAAACGCCGGAAATGGTTGAATTTCAAATTACTCAGGAATATTTAGGTTTCTCAAACCATTTGGTTTTTCTCGCACCTTTGTTTAAAGAGACTTTAGATAGCGATACGTATTCTGACGGAAAAGGTTCTACGATTGCCAAAATTACGGACGGAACTTTAAGACCAGCAAAATTGACCGCAATTTCTGCTGTCGCAAACATTGGAGAAGATAAAAACTGGACAGGTCATCATTTTGCGCAAGCCAATTGGTATGCTTTCGGACGTTTGGCGTGGAACCACGAGTTGACTTCAGAACAGATTGCAGATGAATGGATTAAAATGACATTTACCGATAATGAAAAATTCCTCAAACCGGTAAAAGAAATGATGCTCACTTCAAGAGAAACTGCCGTAGATTATATGATGCCGCTTGGTCTTCATCATATTTTCGCAGGTGGACATCATTATGGGCCGGAACCTTGGGGTGATTACAAAGGCGGAAGACCTGATTGGTCACCGGTCTATTATCATCAGGCAAATGCGCAAGGTTTAGGATTTGACAGAACGAAATCCGGAAGCAACGCAGTTTCAGATTATTTTTCTCCATTAAATGAAATCTATAGAAATATCAAAAGCTGCCCGGAAAACCTGATTCTCTGGTTCCATCACGTGCCTTGGGATTATAAAATGAAAGACGGTAAAACTTTGTGGGAAGAATTATCTTACAAATATGATACAGGTGTAAAAAATGTCAGAGATTATCAAAAGGTTTGGGATAAAATGCAGCCTTATGTTGATGAAGAAAGATTCCAACAAATTCAATCAAAATTAAAGATTCAGGCTAAAGATGCCGTTTGGTGGAAAGATGCGTGTCTGTTGTATTTCCAGACGTTTTCAAAAATGCCGATTCCTTATGATATCGAAC
- a CDS encoding glycoside hydrolase family 43 protein — protein MKKAKYLFPKDYMADPSVHVFEGKIYIYPSHDRESGIEENDNGDHFDMNDYHVFSLDDVENGEITDHGVVLSVKDIPWSGRQLWDCDVAFKNGKYYMYFPLKDKNDIFRIGVAVSDKPYGPFIPEKHPMMGSYSIDPCIFDEDGKHYMYFGGIWGGQLQRYRNNKALESAVIPNDDEPAIPSKVALLSDDMLEFGEEPKDVLILDENGNPLLHGDKHRFFEASWMHKYNGKYYFSYSTGDTHLICYATGDNPYGPFTFQGEILTPVVGWTTHHSIVEYQDKWYLFFHDSVPSEGKTWLRSMKVVELEYDEDGKIKTIQGLQE, from the coding sequence ATGAAAAAAGCAAAATATCTATTCCCGAAAGATTATATGGCAGACCCATCTGTTCACGTTTTTGAAGGCAAAATCTACATTTATCCATCACACGACCGTGAAAGTGGCATAGAAGAAAACGACAACGGTGACCATTTTGATATGAATGATTACCACGTTTTTTCACTTGATGATGTGGAAAACGGCGAAATTACAGACCATGGTGTTGTGCTTTCGGTAAAAGATATTCCTTGGTCGGGAAGACAGTTGTGGGATTGTGATGTGGCGTTCAAAAACGGCAAATATTATATGTATTTTCCTTTAAAAGATAAAAATGACATCTTCAGAATTGGCGTTGCGGTAAGCGACAAACCTTATGGACCTTTTATTCCGGAGAAACATCCGATGATGGGAAGCTACAGCATTGATCCTTGTATTTTCGATGAAGATGGAAAACATTATATGTATTTCGGTGGAATATGGGGCGGACAATTGCAACGTTACAGAAACAACAAAGCTTTAGAATCTGCAGTAATTCCAAATGATGATGAACCTGCAATCCCTTCAAAAGTGGCTTTGTTGAGCGATGATATGTTGGAATTCGGAGAAGAACCAAAAGATGTTCTGATTCTTGACGAAAACGGGAATCCTTTGCTTCACGGCGACAAGCACCGCTTTTTCGAAGCTTCGTGGATGCACAAATACAATGGCAAATATTATTTCTCATATTCTACCGGCGACACACATTTGATTTGCTATGCAACCGGCGACAATCCATATGGTCCATTTACTTTTCAGGGAGAAATTCTGACGCCTGTCGTTGGATGGACAACCCATCACAGCATAGTTGAATATCAAGATAAATGGTATTTATTCTTCCACGATTCTGTTCCAAGCGAAGGAAAAACCTGGCTTAGAAGTATGAAAGTAGTAGAATTAGAATACGATGAAGATGGTAAAATTAAAACCATTCAGGGCTTACAAGAATAA
- a CDS encoding endo-1,4-beta-xylanase produces MKKIVALLGILTLTVSCKTANSATSNDSLKKAFKNKFYIGTAMSLPQINETDVKSVEIIKNQFNSIVAENCMKSMFLQPEEGKFFFDDADKFVAFGEKNKMFIIGHTLIWHSQLPKWFFVDKDGKDVSPEVLKQRMKSHITTVVTRYKGRVKGWDVVNEAIMEDGSYRKSKFYEILGEEFIPLAFQYTQEADPNAELYYNDYNEWHPGKVKTVSKMVQTLKSKGIRIDGVGMQTHVGLDTPTLDEYEKAILDYAANGVKVNVTEMEISALSSPWGTSANVSDKVEYEAKMNPYTAGLPENVKTEWENRYLDFFRLFLKHQDKIRRVTLWGTTDAQSWKNDFPVKGRTDYPLLFDRNNQAKPVVEKIIQLTKEK; encoded by the coding sequence ATGAAAAAAATAGTAGCATTATTAGGAATTTTAACCTTGACCGTCTCCTGCAAGACAGCCAACTCAGCAACTTCCAACGATTCCCTTAAAAAGGCATTCAAAAATAAATTCTACATAGGAACAGCGATGAGTCTTCCGCAGATTAATGAAACAGATGTAAAGTCTGTAGAAATTATTAAAAATCAATTCAATTCTATTGTTGCAGAAAACTGTATGAAATCGATGTTCCTTCAACCTGAAGAAGGCAAATTCTTTTTTGATGATGCCGATAAATTTGTGGCTTTCGGAGAGAAAAACAAAATGTTCATCATCGGTCACACGTTGATTTGGCATTCGCAATTACCAAAATGGTTTTTCGTAGACAAAGACGGAAAAGATGTTTCTCCGGAAGTTTTAAAACAAAGAATGAAAAGTCACATTACCACCGTTGTCACCAGATATAAAGGTCGCGTGAAAGGTTGGGATGTGGTGAATGAGGCTATTATGGAAGATGGCTCTTACCGTAAAAGTAAATTTTATGAGATTCTTGGAGAAGAATTTATTCCTTTAGCATTTCAGTATACGCAGGAAGCAGACCCAAATGCAGAACTCTATTACAACGATTACAACGAATGGCATCCCGGAAAAGTGAAAACGGTGAGCAAAATGGTTCAGACTCTAAAATCTAAAGGAATCCGAATCGATGGAGTAGGAATGCAGACCCACGTTGGACTTGATACACCAACCCTTGACGAATACGAAAAAGCAATTCTTGACTACGCAGCAAACGGCGTAAAAGTAAATGTTACTGAAATGGAAATCAGCGCACTTTCGTCACCGTGGGGAACTTCTGCAAACGTTTCGGATAAAGTAGAATATGAAGCAAAAATGAATCCTTACACAGCGGGACTTCCAGAAAATGTAAAAACAGAATGGGAAAACCGTTATCTGGATTTTTTCAGATTATTCCTGAAACATCAGGATAAAATCAGAAGAGTAACATTGTGGGGAACTACCGATGCCCAATCCTGGAAAAACGATTTCCCGGTAAAAGGCAGAACCGATTACCCGTTACTTTTCGACCGCAATAATCAGGCGAAACCTGTAGTAGAAAAAATCATTCAATTAACAAAAGAAAAATAA
- a CDS encoding MFS transporter, which translates to MNNSSQKISVVEKIGYSLGDLAANLVFQTLVTYLAYFYTDIYGLKPEDASIITLTVGLLAGFVFNPLIGALADRTRTKWGKFRPWILLTAIPLGAAALFAFSTPDFSYKGKMIYAAITYSVLLLLYAANNLPYAALSGVITGDMSERNSISSYRFVAVMFAQFFVQVFMLPIILSAGHGDKAAGIEVVMTWLAIIGTVMLLITFLTTKERVIPKPEQESTLSADLKDLKKNKPWIIMLIVTALIFITLAMKGGSYVYYFNNYVDEASLQQFISPITNFFNSIGMNFFGEDPRSAGFGLFNAGGIIMMIVGITFSKKFADKYGKRDAFIASLFISTLFVLAFIFYPPKSVGLMFLSQILHGFFYGIGTPLLWAMIADVADYSEWKNNRRATAIIFSAMMVGLKVGLSIGSSLVALIIGKYGYISSEGAVNVIQPETVSAGAKMLVSVFPSIPFFLACGLLMFYEINKKKEIEIEHDLKERRKAKD; encoded by the coding sequence ATGAACAACTCATCTCAAAAAATATCTGTCGTTGAAAAAATCGGCTACAGTTTAGGAGATTTAGCCGCCAATCTGGTTTTCCAGACTTTGGTGACGTATTTAGCTTATTTTTACACCGATATTTACGGATTAAAACCGGAAGATGCATCCATCATTACGCTTACGGTTGGTTTATTGGCTGGTTTTGTCTTCAACCCGTTGATTGGAGCTTTAGCAGACAGAACCCGTACAAAATGGGGGAAATTCCGTCCGTGGATTTTATTAACGGCAATTCCGTTGGGTGCCGCGGCACTTTTTGCGTTCAGCACACCCGATTTTTCTTACAAAGGAAAAATGATTTATGCGGCAATTACTTACTCTGTTTTACTATTACTTTACGCAGCCAATAATTTACCTTATGCGGCTTTAAGTGGCGTTATCACAGGTGATATGAGCGAAAGAAACAGTATTTCTTCTTATCGTTTTGTAGCTGTGATGTTTGCCCAATTCTTTGTTCAGGTATTTATGCTGCCGATTATTTTATCTGCAGGTCACGGCGACAAAGCAGCAGGAATCGAGGTGGTGATGACCTGGCTGGCAATTATCGGAACGGTGATGTTGTTAATCACTTTTCTCACAACCAAAGAAAGAGTCATTCCAAAGCCGGAACAGGAATCTACTTTAAGCGCTGATTTAAAAGATTTAAAGAAAAACAAGCCGTGGATTATTATGTTGATAGTTACTGCGTTGATTTTCATTACATTGGCAATGAAAGGCGGTTCGTATGTTTATTATTTCAACAACTATGTAGACGAAGCTTCACTTCAGCAATTTATTTCGCCGATTACCAATTTCTTCAATTCCATCGGGATGAATTTCTTTGGAGAAGACCCCCGTTCAGCAGGTTTCGGATTGTTCAATGCAGGCGGAATCATTATGATGATTGTCGGGATTACTTTCTCCAAAAAGTTCGCTGATAAATATGGTAAAAGAGATGCATTCATCGCTTCATTGTTTATTTCAACATTATTTGTCTTAGCATTTATATTTTATCCGCCAAAATCGGTTGGGTTAATGTTCTTGTCGCAGATTCTACACGGTTTCTTCTACGGAATCGGAACACCATTACTGTGGGCGATGATTGCGGATGTTGCAGATTATTCAGAATGGAAAAACAACAGACGTGCAACAGCAATTATTTTTTCAGCAATGATGGTCGGTTTAAAGGTTGGCTTAAGCATCGGAAGTTCATTAGTTGCATTAATTATCGGAAAATACGGTTATATTTCCTCAGAAGGCGCAGTCAATGTGATACAGCCGGAAACTGTTTCCGCAGGAGCCAAAATGTTGGTCAGCGTATTTCCGTCCATCCCGTTCTTTTTAGCTTGCGGATTACTGATGTTCTACGAAATCAACAAGAAAAAGGAAATCGAAATCGAGCACGACCTTAAAGAAAGAAGAAAAGCGAAAGATTAA
- a CDS encoding sialate O-acetylesterase → MKNRIFFKILILFVGSLCISFINAKIKLPALVSDGMVLQRNQKLNVWGKADAGEKVEVKFLNKNYKTTADPTGNWKITLPEQKAGGPYTMTINEITLKDILIGDVWLASGQSNMELPMRRLTPLYANEIKNANNQNIRFFTVPQKYNFKSPQTELDGGKWEATNPQTILNFSGVAYFFAKELSQKNKVAIGIIHASLGGSPIQAWMDENSLKKYPEYLDEAKKWQNDDLIKSTESGEQALSKAWYTELDQSDIGLNQHWENFDLNDFDWKTMNIPGSWEDKEGSFEGSVWFRKEINLTKNQAGKAAFLNLGRIKDADVTYINGTKVGNVTYEYPPRWYDIPAGILKEGKNVIAVRISNGSGKGQFIADKPYYLEIGGNKIDLKTEWKYKIGAKMEKMAPGQTFIRWKPTGLYNAMINPLINYNIKGAIWYQGESNTGKPKEYGDLLTTMILDWRSKWNQKDMPFFTVQLANFMEPKTQPIESNWAELREQQRQVSLKVPNTGLAVIIDIGEWNDIHPLNKKTVGDRLALQALKVADKKNIIADGPVYQLMKIEGNKIILSFKNGTDDFASVSELKGFAIKGKDGKYEWAKAKIKGNKIIVWNDTISNPVSVRYDWADNPDGNLKNKTGLPASPFTTE, encoded by the coding sequence ATGAAAAACAGAATCTTTTTTAAAATATTAATTTTATTCGTAGGCTCATTATGCATTTCTTTTATTAATGCAAAAATCAAACTTCCGGCACTGGTTTCAGACGGAATGGTTTTGCAGAGAAATCAAAAGCTGAATGTCTGGGGAAAGGCTGATGCCGGAGAAAAAGTGGAAGTGAAATTCCTCAACAAAAATTATAAAACTACCGCCGACCCAACCGGAAACTGGAAAATCACACTTCCCGAGCAGAAAGCCGGAGGTCCTTACACGATGACCATTAATGAAATCACATTGAAGGATATTCTCATTGGTGACGTCTGGCTCGCTTCCGGACAATCGAATATGGAACTGCCGATGCGTAGACTGACACCGCTTTATGCTAACGAAATTAAAAATGCGAACAACCAAAACATCAGATTTTTTACAGTACCTCAAAAATATAATTTTAAGTCACCTCAGACTGAGCTTGATGGAGGAAAATGGGAAGCGACAAATCCACAAACGATTCTTAATTTTTCGGGAGTTGCTTACTTTTTCGCAAAAGAATTAAGTCAGAAAAATAAAGTGGCGATTGGAATTATCCACGCAAGTTTAGGCGGTTCTCCGATTCAGGCGTGGATGGATGAAAATTCTCTAAAAAAATATCCCGAATATCTGGACGAAGCCAAAAAATGGCAGAACGATGATTTGATAAAATCTACAGAATCTGGCGAACAGGCGTTAAGTAAAGCTTGGTACACAGAACTCGACCAAAGCGATATAGGATTAAATCAACATTGGGAAAATTTCGACCTAAACGATTTTGACTGGAAAACAATGAATATTCCCGGTTCTTGGGAAGATAAAGAAGGTTCTTTTGAAGGTTCGGTTTGGTTCAGAAAAGAAATTAATTTAACTAAAAATCAGGCAGGAAAAGCTGCATTTTTAAATTTAGGAAGAATAAAAGATGCCGATGTGACGTACATCAACGGAACAAAAGTAGGCAATGTAACTTATGAATATCCGCCGCGTTGGTACGATATTCCGGCAGGCATTTTAAAAGAAGGGAAAAATGTGATTGCGGTAAGAATTTCCAACGGAAGCGGAAAAGGGCAGTTCATCGCCGACAAACCTTATTATTTGGAGATTGGCGGAAATAAAATCGATTTAAAAACCGAATGGAAATATAAAATCGGTGCCAAAATGGAAAAAATGGCTCCCGGACAAACCTTCATCCGTTGGAAACCAACCGGATTGTACAATGCAATGATTAATCCGCTTATCAATTATAATATCAAAGGGGCAATTTGGTATCAGGGTGAAAGCAATACCGGAAAACCAAAAGAATATGGCGATTTGCTGACCACAATGATTCTGGATTGGCGAAGTAAATGGAATCAGAAAGATATGCCTTTTTTCACAGTACAATTAGCCAATTTTATGGAACCAAAAACCCAACCTATCGAAAGTAATTGGGCAGAACTCAGAGAACAGCAACGCCAGGTTTCGTTGAAAGTTCCGAACACCGGACTTGCCGTAATTATCGATATAGGAGAGTGGAACGATATTCATCCTTTAAACAAAAAAACAGTGGGTGATAGATTAGCTTTACAGGCATTAAAAGTTGCCGACAAGAAAAATATCATCGCAGATGGACCGGTTTATCAGTTAATGAAAATTGAAGGAAATAAAATTATTCTTTCCTTTAAAAATGGAACTGATGATTTTGCATCTGTTTCAGAGCTGAAAGGTTTCGCTATCAAAGGCAAAGACGGAAAATACGAATGGGCAAAAGCCAAAATCAAAGGCAATAAAATCATTGTCTGGAACGACACCATTTCAAATCCCGTTTCAGTAAGATACGACTGGGCAGACAATCCCGACGGAAATTTGAAAAACAAAACAGGACTTCCTGCATCGCCTTTCACTACAGAATAA
- a CDS encoding glycoside hydrolase family 127 protein, which yields MNKKSLILFLGFTSLAFGQVKKNVSYFPLNKVHLSESVFSKAMQTDEKYILSMDVDRLLAPYLKEAGLKPKKENYPNWENTGLDGHIGGHYVSALALMYASTGDAKIKQRLDYMIDELERCQNLSGNGYLSGVPNGKKIWKEIADGNIRAATFGLNDRWVPLYNIHKIYSGLRDAYWYADSEKAKKMLIKLTDWMADEVSGLSDTQIQDMLRSEHGGLNEVFADVYDITKNPKYLKLARRFSHLAILNPLLIQEDKLTGIHANTQIPKVIGFKRIADLENNTEWSNAADFFWTNVTQKRSAIIGGNSVSEHFNPINDFSGMIKSIEGPETCNTYNMLKLSKELYATNPKSSYVDYYEKALYNHILSTQNPEKGGFVYFTPMRPGHYRVYSQPETSFWCCVGSGMENHAKYGEMIYAYSDEDLYVNLFIPSILKWSEKKLVLRQENNFPENPSTKLIFDVAPKSNIYLKLRAPEWATASEITISVNDKNMNVPVDTEGYFTIKRKWKKGDVIEMKMPMHLSAKQLPDHSDYFAFKYGPIVLAAKYGKENQDGLFANDSRGGHIAHGPQIPLNEIPIILGSSDSVLNHLETVNGKDLTFRLKGLYPQNKFSNGLELVPFYKIQEERYIIYFPQANQDKIEMIQKQKTKEEEEIRRLNNITTDKIQLGEQQPESDHFIDSKDSNTGYMEDRHFREAKGWFSYQMRNKDKNAKYLYLIYFDANNNRALNVEINGIKAISKNFDGKMGGSPQSLLIPIPESENRKQILNVKFNTNEKSLTPKIIEVRLLTQMPDKN from the coding sequence ATGAACAAAAAATCACTGATATTATTTTTAGGCTTTACTTCGCTTGCTTTTGGGCAGGTAAAGAAAAATGTTAGCTACTTTCCGCTCAATAAGGTTCATTTGTCCGAAAGTGTTTTCAGTAAGGCAATGCAGACCGATGAGAAATATATCCTCTCTATGGATGTCGATCGTCTTCTTGCACCTTATTTAAAAGAGGCAGGACTGAAACCTAAAAAAGAAAACTATCCCAATTGGGAAAATACAGGATTGGATGGTCATATCGGCGGTCATTACGTTTCGGCTTTGGCATTGATGTACGCTTCAACAGGCGATGCAAAAATCAAGCAACGTCTGGATTATATGATTGATGAATTGGAGCGTTGTCAGAATCTTTCAGGAAACGGCTACCTTTCAGGAGTTCCGAACGGTAAAAAAATCTGGAAAGAAATTGCTGATGGAAATATCCGTGCTGCAACTTTCGGTTTGAATGACCGCTGGGTTCCTTTATATAATATTCACAAAATATATTCAGGTTTACGCGATGCTTATTGGTATGCCGACAGCGAAAAAGCGAAGAAAATGCTGATAAAACTTACGGATTGGATGGCTGATGAAGTTTCCGGACTTTCCGATACGCAGATTCAGGATATGTTGCGCAGCGAACACGGCGGTCTGAATGAAGTTTTTGCCGATGTTTACGACATCACAAAAAATCCGAAATATCTAAAGCTTGCCCGTCGTTTTTCTCATCTTGCCATTTTAAATCCGTTATTGATTCAGGAAGATAAACTCACAGGAATCCACGCCAATACACAGATCCCGAAAGTGATTGGTTTCAAAAGAATTGCAGATTTAGAAAATAATACAGAATGGAGCAATGCTGCCGATTTTTTCTGGACGAATGTCACTCAAAAAAGATCAGCGATTATCGGAGGAAACAGTGTGAGCGAGCATTTTAATCCCATTAATGATTTCAGCGGAATGATTAAAAGTATCGAAGGTCCCGAAACCTGCAATACGTATAATATGCTGAAACTTTCCAAAGAATTGTATGCGACGAATCCAAAATCGTCGTATGTAGATTATTACGAAAAAGCTTTGTACAATCATATTCTTTCAACACAAAATCCCGAAAAAGGCGGTTTTGTCTATTTCACACCAATGCGTCCCGGTCATTACAGAGTTTATTCTCAGCCAGAAACCAGCTTTTGGTGTTGTGTAGGTTCGGGAATGGAAAATCACGCCAAGTATGGTGAAATGATTTACGCCTATTCTGATGAAGATTTGTATGTAAATCTATTTATTCCTTCCATTTTAAAATGGTCTGAAAAGAAACTAGTTCTGAGACAGGAAAACAATTTCCCCGAAAATCCATCGACAAAACTAATTTTTGATGTCGCTCCAAAATCAAATATATATTTAAAATTAAGAGCACCGGAATGGGCAACTGCTTCTGAAATTACTATTTCAGTGAATGATAAAAATATGAATGTTCCGGTTGATACTGAAGGTTATTTTACCATCAAAAGAAAATGGAAAAAAGGAGATGTTATCGAAATGAAAATGCCGATGCATCTTTCCGCAAAGCAGCTTCCTGACCATTCGGATTATTTTGCTTTCAAATATGGACCTATCGTTTTAGCTGCCAAATATGGAAAAGAAAATCAGGACGGACTTTTCGCCAATGACAGCAGAGGCGGACATATCGCGCACGGTCCGCAGATTCCTTTGAATGAAATTCCTATCATTTTGGGAAGTTCAGATTCGGTTTTAAACCATTTGGAGACGGTGAATGGTAAGGATTTGACTTTCCGATTGAAAGGTTTGTATCCTCAGAATAAGTTCAGTAACGGATTAGAATTGGTTCCGTTTTACAAAATTCAGGAAGAGCGCTACATTATTTATTTTCCACAGGCGAATCAGGATAAAATTGAAATGATTCAAAAACAGAAAACCAAAGAAGAGGAGGAAATCAGAAGACTAAACAACATCACTACAGACAAAATTCAGTTGGGTGAGCAGCAGCCGGAATCCGACCATTTCATCGACAGCAAAGATTCCAACACTGGATATATGGAAGACCGCCATTTCCGTGAGGCTAAAGGCTGGTTCAGCTATCAGATGAGAAACAAAGATAAAAATGCAAAATACCTTTATCTTATTTATTTTGATGCCAACAATAACCGAGCTTTGAATGTGGAAATCAATGGAATAAAGGCAATTTCTAAAAATTTCGATGGAAAAATGGGCGGTTCTCCACAATCGTTATTAATCCCGATTCCGGAATCTGAAAATAGGAAACAGATTCTTAATGTGAAATTTAACACAAATGAAAAATCGCTTACACCGAAAATCATCGAGGTAAGATTGCTGACCCAAATGCCAGATAAAAACTAA
- a CDS encoding NUDIX hydrolase, whose product MKENYPKHFVAVDCIIFGFDGENLKILLIKRNFEPNRGDWSLMGGFINEQESSDQAANRILNALTGLENIYLEQLNTYTAVDRDPSARIMSISHYALINIQDSIQINEKYSAKWFDLKGHPDLIFDHNAMVKDAVLRLRRRATTRPIGFELLPEKFTMKDLQNLYEAIFDEKYDKRNFTSKINALDVLVNTNEKDMSSSKKGSFLYTFDEEKYNKKIAEGFMFKI is encoded by the coding sequence ATGAAAGAGAATTATCCTAAACATTTTGTCGCAGTAGACTGTATTATTTTCGGTTTTGATGGAGAAAATCTTAAAATTCTCTTGATTAAAAGAAATTTTGAACCCAATAGAGGAGATTGGTCATTGATGGGTGGATTTATTAATGAACAGGAAAGTTCTGATCAGGCGGCCAATCGTATTCTAAATGCGCTAACAGGTCTGGAAAACATCTATCTCGAACAATTGAATACCTACACCGCAGTTGATCGGGATCCCAGTGCTAGAATTATGTCGATATCACATTATGCATTGATTAACATTCAGGATTCTATTCAAATCAATGAGAAGTATAGTGCCAAATGGTTTGATTTAAAAGGTCACCCGGATTTGATTTTTGATCACAATGCAATGGTAAAAGACGCTGTCCTGAGACTTAGAAGAAGAGCAACCACACGACCAATCGGTTTTGAGCTACTTCCCGAGAAGTTTACGATGAAAGATCTGCAGAATCTTTACGAAGCTATTTTTGATGAAAAATATGACAAACGGAATTTCACAAGCAAAATCAATGCACTGGATGTCTTGGTAAATACGAACGAGAAAGATATGAGTTCTTCCAAAAAAGGTTCTTTTCTCTATACTTTCGATGAGGAAAAATACAACAAAAAAATCGCTGAAGGTTTTATGTTTAAAATTTAA